A part of Pseudomonas sp. HR96 genomic DNA contains:
- a CDS encoding DUF6708 domain-containing protein produces the protein MELPRATLNFRGPIAILSMILLISCILGAAFVMYVLIVHIRNFGDFIPCFLALCSMLMGVGWSLGGWRLDTECPRDEPIRFNRARRKVYVYRFRSNSFKLFSRTEWGVHVDVFDWDDLHAEYCSAYGPMGTGGKIEMVMLAVREPGTNIAKDRFKLAGSQEDGESYWAIAQLFMQQGPHAIPAFDRPPRDWNNEDDTLNIARRLAPKVKWPEHIDLESRTAP, from the coding sequence ATGGAGCTTCCACGTGCAACGTTGAATTTCCGCGGCCCCATAGCCATCCTTTCCATGATCCTCTTGATATCTTGTATATTAGGGGCCGCCTTCGTGATGTACGTCCTCATTGTCCACATCAGAAATTTCGGTGACTTCATTCCCTGCTTCCTTGCTCTATGCTCAATGTTGATGGGCGTCGGCTGGTCACTTGGGGGCTGGCGACTCGACACCGAATGCCCCAGAGACGAACCCATTCGCTTCAACCGAGCGCGTCGCAAAGTTTATGTATACCGCTTCCGCAGCAACTCCTTCAAGTTGTTCAGCCGCACCGAATGGGGCGTTCATGTCGATGTCTTCGACTGGGACGATCTGCACGCTGAATACTGCAGCGCCTACGGCCCTATGGGAACCGGTGGCAAGATCGAGATGGTCATGCTGGCCGTCCGCGAGCCCGGGACCAATATTGCCAAGGATCGATTCAAGCTTGCCGGCAGCCAGGAGGATGGCGAATCCTACTGGGCCATCGCCCAGCTGTTCATGCAGCAAGGCCCACACGCCATCCCCGCCTTTGATCGCCCGCCCCGCGACTGGAACAACGAAGATGACACCCTGAATATCGCCCGTCGCCTGGCGCCCAAGGTGAAGTGGCCTGAGCATATCGATCTGGAATCGCGGACGGCGCCATAA
- a CDS encoding T6SS effector BTH_I2691 family protein: MNFREQMAVRIAENAFSHGDCRLCERKGLPILLVRTALVPKAHTAYHRPKPELTDMKLGLRTLRAGYVYLLLDDKVWHAYQVTPDGYLRQFNPYKPPAANTRLLPWACVNADHHIPASFINIDTDKYQTVSMAFASDPWPRSVLDSYKALNNIERMQMFDLTTAQQNPGKLGDFLTAEQPLVHHKVYEYEAFVPGFDSVHAFHSRGRSRLALRNYLQNMAPGADGRQGVLMIDIDDPIGLVQEYNGLRASWAHARQAWLEEPERAYQQQTSQILLAIRAMHRQWAEHRVPSFEPMSGDGPPVFVSPEIERQRVVDSHTLDANQRLEQRYDEPRRAAFQQAHETTLQAYQQEIDRYGRLYAEAFLTRDFQVAMTHDYDGADEESGEAYSKTMALCLRGGISEAPDNPGGATAQLWQTLLQDPHSHAYQALLRRDSPLLAALLPSFSESTTWNDSLRLYDLLTRTIASDESRRLMQAPLQEAIAQLLGAVNGAQARLKDLVGPGVNFAISRVNTASQLLYNRISLIELNVQMKLREYYALQSDVVRSLQHKFANGADRMVAGTRPKIRPMIQGGVLSLVVLDPKLADLMVKVSLWFEGTADDLMAAMNSDKDKPVSGDYSSVAAYSALSMVTVGLGTLDPQVVRGISHFKVPAWQASRWVRTSFAGLRGVAASAELLVAIGSMYLMGDALSKSLESAEETVGDKSAEALIALQGSMLGVLGGGVEMVGLALKSGATGVQKSGLIVGPGVKIALDAGLYLQRAGAVIIAVGGVFDAMKAALASYQVWNRGDRFASVLYAASAFSAGWGAWFGITAAKSLSSVLAGPLGAAIVFSIVAYALFKAAGAGESDVFETWARRSFFGIANENPKVHWIKAEDAAIALGELNAATLGMTLDITRRTKIVDSGMLHLGGLVRTAPPTATRTWEYAIRLPFFDEAHSAYSWTIVLHRGRDQSLGEYIAGEPILQEQFFALDVVTPPSEWLQRLEANFPKNVDYYLNSKSQIASIRALNTKDAHSPSTKDFRGTIELLPSKSRPAVEAVTITLTYWPDRSDADSYAAIISQSRWPN, encoded by the coding sequence ATGAACTTCAGGGAACAAATGGCCGTGCGCATCGCCGAAAACGCCTTCTCCCACGGCGACTGCAGACTCTGCGAGCGCAAGGGGCTGCCCATCCTGCTGGTGCGCACGGCGCTGGTGCCCAAGGCCCACACCGCCTACCACCGCCCCAAACCCGAGCTCACCGACATGAAGCTCGGCCTGCGCACCCTGCGCGCCGGCTACGTCTACCTGCTGCTGGACGACAAGGTCTGGCATGCCTATCAGGTCACCCCGGACGGCTACCTGCGCCAGTTCAACCCCTACAAACCCCCGGCCGCCAACACACGCCTGCTGCCCTGGGCCTGCGTCAACGCCGACCACCACATCCCGGCGTCCTTCATCAACATCGACACCGACAAATACCAGACCGTCTCCATGGCCTTCGCCAGCGACCCCTGGCCCAGGAGTGTGCTCGACTCCTACAAGGCGCTGAACAACATCGAGCGCATGCAGATGTTCGACCTGACCACCGCCCAGCAGAACCCCGGCAAACTGGGCGACTTCCTCACCGCCGAGCAGCCGCTCGTGCACCACAAAGTCTACGAATACGAGGCTTTCGTGCCCGGCTTCGACAGCGTGCACGCCTTCCACAGCCGCGGTCGCTCGCGCCTGGCCCTGCGCAACTACCTGCAAAACATGGCGCCGGGCGCGGATGGCCGGCAAGGCGTGCTGATGATCGACATCGACGACCCCATCGGCCTGGTCCAGGAGTACAACGGCCTGCGTGCCAGCTGGGCGCATGCCCGGCAGGCATGGCTGGAAGAGCCGGAGCGGGCCTACCAGCAGCAGACTTCGCAGATCCTCCTGGCGATCCGGGCCATGCATCGGCAGTGGGCCGAACACCGGGTGCCGTCGTTCGAGCCCATGAGCGGCGACGGCCCGCCGGTGTTCGTCAGCCCCGAAATCGAGCGCCAGCGGGTGGTCGACAGCCACACCCTGGACGCCAACCAGCGGCTGGAGCAACGCTACGACGAACCCCGACGCGCCGCTTTCCAGCAGGCTCATGAAACCACCCTGCAGGCCTACCAGCAGGAGATCGATCGTTACGGCAGGCTGTACGCCGAAGCCTTCCTGACCCGTGACTTCCAAGTCGCCATGACCCACGACTACGACGGTGCCGACGAAGAGTCGGGCGAGGCCTACAGCAAGACCATGGCCCTGTGCCTGCGCGGCGGCATCAGCGAGGCGCCCGACAACCCCGGCGGCGCCACGGCACAGCTATGGCAGACCCTACTGCAGGATCCGCACAGTCATGCCTATCAGGCCTTGCTGCGGCGCGACTCGCCCTTGCTGGCGGCCCTGCTGCCCAGTTTCAGCGAGTCCACCACCTGGAACGACAGCCTCAGGCTGTACGACCTGCTGACCCGGACCATCGCCAGCGACGAAAGCAGACGCCTGATGCAGGCGCCGCTGCAGGAAGCCATCGCCCAGCTGCTGGGTGCCGTCAACGGCGCCCAGGCCCGCCTCAAGGACCTTGTCGGACCTGGGGTGAACTTCGCCATCTCGCGGGTCAATACCGCCAGCCAGCTGCTGTACAACCGCATCAGCCTGATCGAGCTGAACGTGCAGATGAAGCTTCGCGAGTATTACGCCCTGCAATCGGATGTGGTCCGCAGTCTGCAACATAAATTTGCCAACGGCGCCGACCGGATGGTGGCCGGCACCCGGCCGAAGATTCGCCCGATGATCCAGGGCGGCGTGCTCAGCCTGGTGGTCCTGGACCCCAAGCTCGCCGACCTGATGGTCAAGGTATCGCTGTGGTTCGAAGGCACGGCGGACGACCTGATGGCGGCCATGAACAGCGACAAGGACAAGCCCGTGTCGGGCGACTACTCCTCGGTGGCCGCGTATTCGGCGCTGAGCATGGTGACCGTCGGCCTCGGCACCCTGGACCCGCAGGTGGTCAGGGGCATCAGCCACTTCAAGGTCCCGGCGTGGCAGGCCAGCCGCTGGGTCAGAACCAGCTTTGCCGGGCTGCGCGGAGTGGCTGCAAGCGCGGAGCTGCTGGTAGCGATTGGCTCGATGTATCTGATGGGCGATGCGCTGAGCAAGAGCCTTGAGTCGGCGGAAGAGACGGTTGGGGACAAGTCGGCGGAAGCGTTGATTGCGCTTCAGGGGAGCATGCTGGGGGTGCTTGGCGGTGGCGTGGAGATGGTGGGGTTGGCTTTGAAGAGTGGTGCTACAGGAGTGCAGAAGTCCGGGTTGATAGTGGGGCCTGGGGTGAAAATTGCTTTGGACGCCGGGTTGTATTTGCAGCGGGCTGGGGCGGTGATCATAGCCGTCGGTGGTGTGTTCGATGCGATGAAAGCAGCCTTAGCTAGCTACCAAGTCTGGAATCGAGGTGACAGGTTTGCTTCCGTTCTATACGCCGCATCTGCATTCAGTGCGGGATGGGGCGCTTGGTTCGGGATAACAGCTGCGAAGTCCTTGAGCTCTGTGTTAGCAGGGCCATTAGGGGCTGCGATTGTTTTCAGCATCGTCGCGTACGCACTTTTCAAAGCCGCAGGAGCTGGGGAATCTGATGTGTTTGAAACCTGGGCAAGACGTAGCTTTTTCGGTATCGCCAATGAAAACCCCAAGGTTCACTGGATCAAGGCTGAAGATGCCGCCATTGCATTGGGTGAGCTTAACGCTGCAACGCTTGGTATGACGCTAGACATTACCCGGCGGACAAAGATTGTCGACAGCGGGATGCTTCACCTTGGAGGGCTTGTCCGTACAGCCCCTCCGACTGCAACTCGCACTTGGGAATACGCGATTCGATTGCCATTCTTCGATGAGGCTCACTCAGCCTATAGTTGGACCATTGTGCTGCATCGGGGGCGTGATCAGTCACTCGGCGAATACATCGCTGGAGAGCCAATTCTCCAGGAACAATTTTTTGCTTTGGACGTAGTAACACCACCGAGTGAGTGGTTACAACGACTTGAAGCGAACTTTCCGAAGAATGTCGATTATTATCTAAACTCCAAATCACAGATAGCTTCGATTCGAGCGTTGAATACTAAGGACGCTCATTCTCCTAGCACGAAAGATTTTCGCGGCACGATCGAGTTGCTCCCCTCAAAAAGCAGACCAGCGGTCGAAGCAGTGACGATTACGCTGACATATTGGCCGGATAGAAGTGACGCCGATAGCTACGCGGCGATAATTTCGCAATCTCGCTGGCCAAACTGA